From Candidatus Methylomirabilota bacterium, one genomic window encodes:
- a CDS encoding isoprenyl transferase — protein sequence MALKAGTDAAAAELTSLGERELRDRILTRPLPRHVAIIMDGNGRWATSRGLPRVAGHSEGVKAVRNTLRAAGEVGIEYLTLYAFSSENWNRPSHEVSTLMSLLERSIDRELPELMARNVRFRVIGRPNGVPPEVQRRIDHVVDATAANSGLTLVMAFNYGARDEIVDAFRQLAKDVRDGRVEPEEIDEVRIGRALYTDGVPDPDLLIRTSGEMRLSNFLLWQVAYTELWVTPTRWPDFGPRDLYLAVADFQQRDRRFGRV from the coding sequence ATGGCGCTCAAGGCTGGGACCGATGCCGCGGCGGCGGAGTTGACCTCACTCGGAGAGCGCGAGCTGCGTGACCGCATCCTCACGCGCCCGCTGCCTCGTCACGTCGCGATCATCATGGACGGCAACGGCCGCTGGGCGACCTCGCGCGGCCTGCCCCGGGTGGCCGGACACAGCGAGGGTGTCAAGGCGGTTCGCAACACCCTCCGGGCCGCGGGCGAGGTCGGCATCGAGTACCTGACGCTCTATGCCTTCTCCTCGGAGAACTGGAACCGGCCGAGCCACGAGGTCTCGACGCTGATGAGCCTGCTCGAGCGGTCGATCGACCGGGAGCTGCCGGAGCTCATGGCGCGCAATGTCCGCTTCCGCGTCATCGGCCGCCCGAATGGCGTGCCGCCCGAGGTCCAGCGGCGCATCGACCACGTGGTGGACGCGACGGCGGCCAACAGCGGGTTGACGCTTGTGATGGCGTTCAACTACGGCGCGCGCGACGAGATCGTGGACGCCTTTAGGCAGCTCGCCAAAGATGTCCGGGACGGGCGGGTCGAGCCCGAGGAGATCGACGAGGTGCGGATCGGCCGCGCGCTCTACACCGACGGCGTCCCCGATCCCGATCTCTTGATCCGCACGAGCGGCGAGATGCGCCTGTCCAACTTCCTGCTCTGGCAGGTCGCCTACACCGAGCTGTGGGTGACGCCCACGCGTTGGCCCGACTTCGGGCCGCGCGATCTCTATCTCGCGGTGGCGGACTTCCAGCAGCGGGATCGGCGCTTCGGGCGCGTGTGA
- the tsf gene encoding translation elongation factor Ts, which yields MASSAELVRELRDRTGAGVMDCKAALEASKGDLQGAVEHLRKKGLADAAKKQHREAKDGLVHAYIHPGSKIGVLVEVNCETDFVARTDDFQQLVKDLAMQVAAASPLYVSREQVPGPVVEKEREIYGQQMADQKKPPQVIDKIIEGKLEKFFAEMCLLEQPFIKDATGKTRIKEMVDGATAKMGERVVVKRFVRFQVGAD from the coding sequence ATGGCATCGTCAGCCGAGCTCGTAAGGGAGCTCCGGGACCGCACCGGGGCGGGAGTCATGGACTGCAAGGCGGCGCTCGAGGCCTCGAAGGGCGATCTCCAGGGCGCCGTCGAGCACCTGAGAAAGAAAGGCCTTGCCGACGCGGCCAAGAAGCAGCACCGCGAGGCCAAGGACGGCCTCGTGCACGCCTACATCCACCCGGGCAGCAAGATCGGCGTCCTGGTCGAGGTCAACTGTGAAACGGACTTCGTGGCCCGCACCGACGACTTCCAGCAGCTGGTCAAGGACCTGGCCATGCAGGTGGCCGCCGCCAGCCCGCTCTACGTCTCGCGGGAGCAGGTGCCGGGGCCCGTGGTGGAGAAGGAGCGCGAGATCTACGGGCAGCAGATGGCCGACCAGAAGAAGCCGCCCCAGGTGATCGACAAGATCATCGAGGGCAAGCTCGAAAAGTTCTTCGCGGAGATGTGCCTGCTCGAGCAGCCTTTCATCAAGGACGCGACCGGCAAGACCCGGATCAAGGAGATGGTCGACGGTGCGACGGCCAAGATGGGCGAGCGCGTGGTGGTCAAGCGCTTCGTGCGCTTCCAGGTCGGCGCGGACTAG
- the rpsI gene encoding 30S ribosomal protein S9, translating into MAAATQFYGTGRRKTSVARVWLRPGGGRILVNRRPFEDYFPRETLRMIIAQPLQLTNTFGTLDATINVGGGGPSGQAGAVRHGIARALLVFDVNLRPTLKRAGLLTRDPRMKERKKYGQPGARSKFQYSKR; encoded by the coding sequence ATGGCCGCAGCGACGCAGTTCTACGGTACGGGAAGGCGGAAGACGTCGGTGGCGCGCGTATGGCTCCGGCCGGGCGGCGGCCGGATCCTAGTGAACCGCCGCCCATTCGAAGATTACTTCCCTCGGGAGACGCTGCGCATGATCATCGCGCAGCCGCTCCAGCTGACGAACACCTTCGGGACCTTGGACGCGACCATCAACGTGGGCGGCGGGGGGCCGTCGGGCCAGGCAGGCGCGGTGCGCCACGGCATCGCCCGGGCGCTGCTCGTGTTCGACGTCAACCTGCGGCCGACGCTCAAACGGGCGGGCCTTCTCACGCGCGACCCGCGGATGAAGGAGCGCAAGAAGTACGGCCAGCCGGGCGCGCGGTCGAAGTTCCAGTACTCCAAGCGGTAG
- the argC gene encoding N-acetyl-gamma-glutamyl-phosphate reductase, whose protein sequence is MLRVAVAGASGYMGAEALRLLCVHPKLQLVAVTSERLAGQRLDTVFPHLRGLSTLVFGELDPARISDEADLVFLALPHMESQRAVPVLRKHGRRVIDLSADYRLRDGALYATWYKAGHIDAEGLGDAVYGMPELYRKAISGASLVANPGCYAMGAILATAPLLKSGLGRVEGIVIDGKSGVTGAGAQGRMIDPMYLYAEANENMQAYAIGTHRHTPEMEQELSALAGKPVVVGFTPHLVPLNRGILTTASVPLAKSAGTADLLALYGEFYAGEPFVRVLPEGERPTTRSVTGSNFCDIAVVSDPRTRRAVCVSTLDNLGKGGSANGVQNLNLMMGWDERTGLEAPPVYP, encoded by the coding sequence GTGCTGCGCGTGGCGGTCGCGGGGGCGAGCGGCTACATGGGGGCGGAAGCCCTCCGCCTGCTCTGCGTCCACCCCAAGCTCCAGCTGGTCGCGGTGACATCCGAGCGACTGGCCGGTCAGCGGCTCGACACGGTCTTCCCGCACCTGCGCGGCCTCTCGACGCTGGTGTTCGGCGAGCTCGACCCCGCGCGCATCAGCGACGAGGCCGACCTCGTCTTCCTCGCGCTGCCGCACATGGAGTCCCAGCGCGCGGTGCCGGTCCTCCGGAAGCACGGCCGCAGGGTCATTGATCTCTCGGCCGACTACCGGCTGCGCGACGGAGCGCTCTACGCGACCTGGTACAAGGCGGGCCACATCGATGCCGAAGGGCTCGGGGATGCCGTGTACGGCATGCCGGAGCTGTACCGGAAGGCCATCTCGGGCGCCTCGCTCGTGGCCAACCCCGGGTGCTACGCCATGGGCGCGATCCTGGCGACGGCGCCGCTACTCAAGAGCGGGCTCGGGCGGGTCGAGGGCATCGTGATAGACGGCAAGTCGGGCGTGACGGGGGCAGGGGCGCAGGGGCGGATGATCGACCCCATGTACCTCTACGCCGAGGCCAACGAGAACATGCAGGCGTACGCCATCGGGACTCACCGCCACACGCCCGAGATGGAACAGGAGCTTTCGGCCCTGGCGGGCAAGCCCGTCGTGGTCGGCTTCACTCCGCATCTCGTGCCGCTCAACCGCGGGATCCTTACCACGGCCTCGGTGCCGCTCGCGAAGAGCGCGGGCACGGCCGACCTTCTCGCCCTCTACGGCGAGTTCTACGCGGGCGAGCCCTTCGTGCGGGTGCTGCCCGAGGGCGAGCGGCCGACGACCCGCTCCGTGACCGGTTCCAACTTCTGCGACATCGCCGTCGTCTCCGATCCGCGCACGAGGCGCGCCGTCTGCGTCTCGACCCTGGACAACCTGGGCAAGGGCGGCTCGGCCAACGGCGTCCAGAACCTCAACCTCATGATGGGGTGGGACGAGCGGACGGGTCTCGAAGCGCCACCGGTGTACCCGTAG
- a CDS encoding 1-deoxy-D-xylulose-5-phosphate reductoisomerase, whose protein sequence is MKRLTVLGATGSVGRRALELIEHFPGQFRVEGLAARGTNPDLVAELCRTHRPRVVALADERAVDVLARALGHPRPEILGGARGLVALARDVPADVVLSAIVGGAGLLPTMAAIETGKAVAIANKEPLVMAGSLMTAAARRHKAPLLPVDSEHSAIFQCLEGQQRSQVHRILLTASGGPFRRMSKADMASVTVEDALNHPTWKMGAKITVDSATLMNKGLEVIEARWLFGLPAEQVQVVVHPQSIIHSMVEYVDGSVIAQLGVADMGIPILYALNYPDRLPWPGERLDLTKVGSLTFEEPDDERFPCLALCRQALAAAGCAPAVLNAANEIAVGAFLAGRIRYTQIAELIALALERVPARALDSVETCMDVDAETRRFVEGRLPGGAPAAAAGVSGRAGR, encoded by the coding sequence ATGAAACGGCTGACGGTGCTGGGGGCGACGGGCTCGGTGGGTCGGCGCGCGCTGGAGCTGATCGAGCACTTCCCCGGTCAGTTCCGGGTCGAGGGCCTCGCCGCGCGCGGCACAAACCCTGACCTCGTGGCGGAGCTGTGCCGGACTCACCGGCCGCGCGTCGTGGCGCTCGCCGACGAGCGCGCGGTGGACGTCCTGGCCCGGGCTCTCGGACATCCGCGCCCGGAGATCTTGGGCGGCGCGCGCGGGCTCGTTGCCCTGGCGCGCGACGTCCCAGCCGACGTCGTCCTCTCGGCGATCGTGGGCGGCGCCGGGCTCTTGCCCACCATGGCCGCCATCGAGACCGGCAAGGCCGTGGCCATCGCGAACAAGGAGCCGCTCGTCATGGCGGGCAGCCTGATGACGGCCGCCGCGAGACGGCACAAGGCGCCGCTCCTGCCGGTCGACTCCGAGCACAGCGCCATCTTCCAGTGCCTCGAGGGGCAGCAGCGGAGCCAGGTCCATCGCATCCTCCTCACGGCCTCGGGCGGACCATTCCGCCGGATGTCGAAGGCCGACATGGCCTCGGTCACCGTCGAGGACGCGCTCAATCATCCCACGTGGAAGATGGGGGCCAAGATCACGGTGGATTCGGCCACGCTCATGAACAAGGGGCTCGAGGTCATCGAAGCCCGCTGGCTCTTCGGCCTCCCTGCGGAGCAGGTGCAGGTGGTGGTGCACCCGCAGTCCATCATCCACTCCATGGTCGAATACGTGGACGGCTCGGTCATCGCCCAGCTGGGCGTGGCCGACATGGGCATCCCGATTCTGTACGCGCTCAACTATCCCGATCGTCTGCCGTGGCCGGGGGAGCGGCTCGACCTGACGAAGGTCGGCTCGCTTACGTTCGAGGAGCCGGACGACGAGCGCTTCCCGTGCCTGGCGCTCTGCCGCCAGGCCCTGGCCGCGGCCGGCTGCGCTCCGGCGGTCCTCAACGCGGCGAACGAGATCGCCGTCGGCGCCTTCCTCGCAGGAAGGATCCGCTACACGCAGATCGCCGAGCTTATCGCCTTGGCGCTCGAGCGGGTGCCCGCTCGCGCGCTCGACAGCGTCGAGACCTGCATGGACGTCGACGCCGAGACGCGCCGCTTCGTCGAGGGCCGGCTGCCCGGCGGGGCGCCCGCCGCCGCGGCAGGCGTGTCCGGGAGGGCGGGCCGGTGA
- the frr gene encoding ribosome recycling factor has product MQNVIQDLETRMQAAVDLLAREFSGVRTGRANTALLDNLRVEAYGNLTPLNQLASLSVPDPKTLVIQPWDASQIGNIEKAIHKSDLGITPSSDGKVLRLTMPTLTEERRKQLAKTVGKYAEDARVAIRNVRREANEKLKAMAKDKHVSQDEERRGHDSIQKATDKSTAKVDELAKKKEQEILAM; this is encoded by the coding sequence ATGCAAAACGTCATCCAGGATCTCGAAACGCGGATGCAGGCGGCCGTCGATCTTCTCGCGCGCGAGTTCTCCGGAGTGCGCACGGGCCGCGCCAACACGGCGCTGCTCGACAACCTTCGGGTCGAGGCCTACGGCAACCTGACGCCGCTCAACCAGCTGGCCTCGCTGTCGGTGCCGGATCCCAAAACGCTCGTCATCCAGCCGTGGGACGCCTCCCAGATAGGGAATATCGAGAAGGCCATCCATAAGTCGGACCTCGGCATCACGCCGTCGTCCGACGGCAAGGTCCTGCGCCTGACCATGCCGACGCTCACCGAGGAGCGCCGCAAGCAGCTGGCCAAGACGGTCGGCAAGTACGCGGAGGATGCCCGCGTGGCGATCCGCAACGTCCGCCGCGAGGCCAACGAGAAGCTCAAGGCCATGGCCAAGGACAAGCACGTCTCGCAGGACGAGGAGCGCCGCGGACACGATTCCATCCAGAAGGCGACGGACAAGTCCACCGCCAAGGTGGATGAGCTGGCGAAGAAGAAGGAGCAGGAAATCCTGGCGATGTAG
- a CDS encoding phosphatidate cytidylyltransferase: MSKARGMPLQAPVDAPTPSRMSELGKRVLSTLVLVPIFVWILIGGPAWLFTLMIVGVGMLGNWEFTRMFHRAGVPVLREAGLLWGGLVTLAFVRPDRAGAAFAIVVLGLLAASLDRDAAGPARWQRVAVTLLGVCYVNWLLGHAISLRALPDGVHWVLLLVWVTCIGETAAYSVGSLLGRHKLAPGISPGKTVEGATAQLAASLLAALTAGGWLFPGLRLRDALAVGVLLGVLGQVGDLVESALKRSVGTKDTGHVIPGHGGILDRIDGFLFNAPVLFYYVTYGRAWSA, encoded by the coding sequence ATGTCCAAAGCCCGGGGCATGCCGCTGCAGGCGCCTGTGGACGCCCCCACCCCGTCGCGCATGAGCGAGCTGGGCAAGCGCGTCCTCAGCACCCTCGTGCTCGTCCCGATCTTCGTCTGGATCCTGATCGGCGGGCCTGCATGGCTCTTCACGCTGATGATCGTCGGCGTCGGCATGCTCGGGAACTGGGAGTTCACGCGCATGTTCCACCGCGCGGGCGTGCCCGTCCTCCGCGAGGCCGGGCTTCTCTGGGGCGGGCTCGTCACGCTCGCCTTTGTGCGTCCCGACCGCGCGGGCGCGGCCTTCGCGATCGTGGTCCTGGGGCTCCTGGCCGCCAGCCTCGACAGGGACGCCGCCGGCCCCGCCCGCTGGCAGCGCGTGGCGGTCACGCTCCTCGGCGTCTGCTACGTCAACTGGCTCCTCGGCCACGCGATCTCGCTCCGCGCGCTGCCCGACGGCGTCCACTGGGTCCTGCTGCTGGTCTGGGTGACGTGCATAGGGGAGACGGCCGCCTATAGCGTTGGCTCGCTGCTCGGCCGCCACAAGCTGGCTCCCGGTATCAGTCCGGGCAAGACGGTCGAGGGCGCCACAGCACAGCTCGCGGCCTCGCTGCTCGCGGCGCTGACCGCCGGCGGGTGGCTCTTCCCGGGCCTGCGGCTGCGCGACGCCCTCGCCGTCGGCGTCCTGCTCGGCGTGCTCGGACAGGTGGGTGACCTGGTCGAGTCGGCGCTGAAGCGGAGCGTGGGCACCAAGGACACCGGGCATGTCATCCCCGGGCACGGCGGCATTCTCGACCGGATCGACGGTTTCCTCTTCAACGCGCCGGTGCTGTTCTACTATGTGACGTACGGAAGGGCATGGAGCGCATGA
- the argJ gene encoding bifunctional glutamate N-acetyltransferase/amino-acid acetyltransferase ArgJ — MADMQWLDGGITAVPGILASGMAAGIKPGGKKDLALIYSSAPARAAAVFTSNQVKGAPVVVSQEHIRDGRAQAILASSGCSNVCTGEQGIKDAREMTRTVGELLRIKPGQVLIAATGVIGQPLPMDKIRAALPKLVKGLSPQGGRSAAEAIMTTDTRLKEAALRIEIGGRPITIGGIAKGVGMLEPHLATMFCFLATDAMVASDALPRVLKRAVDGSLNRITVDGDQSTSDTVAVLANGLAENAPLERGSRGLRVFARGLEAVVAKLARMLVADGEGATKVVEVSVSGARTRREALLAARSVANSPLVKTAVNGADPNWGRIMMALGKSPARVAQDKVAISVGDEALVEKGMLKAGARLDKIRALMAEPEYSISIDLGLGRGQDRVWTSDLSEEYVRINGKYTT; from the coding sequence ATGGCGGACATGCAGTGGCTCGACGGAGGCATCACGGCCGTCCCGGGCATCCTGGCCTCGGGCATGGCGGCCGGCATCAAGCCCGGCGGCAAGAAGGATCTCGCCCTGATCTATTCCTCGGCGCCCGCGCGCGCCGCCGCCGTCTTCACCAGCAACCAGGTCAAGGGCGCGCCGGTGGTCGTTTCGCAGGAGCACATCCGCGATGGCCGGGCCCAGGCCATCCTCGCCTCGAGCGGCTGCTCCAACGTCTGCACGGGTGAGCAGGGGATCAAGGACGCTCGCGAGATGACCAGGACGGTCGGCGAGCTCCTGCGTATCAAGCCCGGCCAGGTGCTGATCGCCGCCACGGGGGTGATCGGCCAGCCGCTGCCGATGGACAAGATCCGCGCGGCGCTGCCGAAGCTCGTCAAGGGCCTCTCGCCCCAGGGCGGCCGGAGCGCCGCCGAGGCGATCATGACGACCGACACGCGGCTCAAGGAAGCGGCCCTCCGCATCGAGATCGGCGGGCGCCCGATCACGATAGGGGGCATCGCCAAGGGCGTGGGCATGCTCGAGCCGCACCTCGCGACGATGTTCTGCTTCCTGGCGACGGACGCGATGGTCGCATCGGACGCGCTGCCGCGGGTGCTCAAGCGGGCGGTCGACGGGTCGCTCAACCGGATCACGGTGGACGGGGACCAGTCCACGAGCGACACGGTCGCGGTGCTGGCGAACGGGCTCGCGGAGAATGCGCCGCTCGAGCGCGGCAGCCGGGGCCTGCGGGTGTTCGCGCGCGGGCTCGAGGCCGTCGTGGCGAAGCTCGCGCGCATGCTTGTGGCCGATGGCGAGGGCGCGACCAAGGTGGTCGAGGTGAGCGTGAGCGGGGCGCGGACGCGGCGCGAGGCGCTGCTGGCCGCCCGATCTGTCGCAAACTCGCCGCTCGTCAAGACCGCGGTCAACGGCGCCGACCCCAACTGGGGCAGGATCATGATGGCGCTGGGCAAGTCGCCGGCTCGCGTGGCGCAGGACAAGGTTGCGATCAGCGTAGGCGACGAAGCGCTGGTGGAGAAGGGCATGCTCAAGGCGGGCGCGCGGCTCGACAAGATCCGCGCGCTCATGGCGGAGCCCGAGTATTCGATCAGCATAGACCTGGGTCTCGGCCGCGGTCAGGACCGGGTGTGGACATCGGATCTCAGCGAGGAGTACGTCCGGATCAACGGCAAGTACACGACGTAG
- the rseP gene encoding RIP metalloprotease RseP codes for MTTIVAFVAVLGILILIHEWGHFIVARLSGVGVERFSIGFGPVLWRFKGKETEYCLSAIPMGGYVKMMGDDENPLEGGKTGAMDPARAFNLKPVWVRFLIVFAGPGMNFVLAVVLTALAFMIWGKPVVPAVVGRVAEGSAAAQAGIMAGDKVLTVDGRAVQYWDEVQSLVQEGRGRKLELKVTGPGGERTLAVTPQRVAGRDLFGDEQDYWDLGARQSVSDQAKIGEVVSGGPAAKAGLKAGDLVVSLEGKPVGSWDDFADAISRRAGQPTDLGIKRGEQTLTLSVTPAPTGPESKGRIGVSHSMALGAGVVFVRSNPATALWEGALKTWDWTYLTVKGMYKLVTVQLAPSNIGGPIQIAAAAGEQARQGINYLTLFTALISVNLAVLNLLPVPMLDGGHLLFFACEAVLGRPISQRKREIAQQVGFVLLMMLMVYAVYNDLSRLDVFNRFFR; via the coding sequence GTGACGACCATCGTGGCCTTCGTCGCGGTGCTGGGCATCCTGATCCTCATCCACGAATGGGGCCATTTCATCGTGGCCCGCCTGTCGGGCGTGGGCGTGGAGCGCTTCTCCATCGGCTTCGGCCCCGTGCTGTGGCGGTTCAAGGGCAAGGAGACGGAGTACTGTCTCTCGGCCATCCCGATGGGCGGCTACGTCAAGATGATGGGTGACGACGAGAACCCCCTCGAAGGCGGCAAGACCGGGGCGATGGACCCCGCGCGCGCTTTCAACCTCAAGCCCGTGTGGGTGCGCTTTCTGATCGTGTTCGCGGGCCCCGGGATGAACTTCGTCCTCGCCGTGGTGCTGACGGCGCTCGCCTTCATGATCTGGGGCAAGCCCGTGGTGCCGGCCGTCGTCGGCCGCGTGGCCGAGGGCAGCGCGGCGGCGCAGGCCGGGATCATGGCGGGCGACAAGGTACTGACCGTGGACGGCCGCGCCGTCCAGTACTGGGACGAGGTGCAGTCGCTCGTCCAGGAGGGGCGTGGCCGCAAACTCGAGCTGAAGGTTACCGGTCCGGGCGGGGAGCGTACGCTCGCGGTGACGCCGCAGCGGGTGGCGGGGCGCGATCTCTTCGGCGACGAGCAGGACTACTGGGACCTCGGCGCCCGGCAGTCGGTGTCGGACCAGGCCAAGATAGGGGAGGTGGTATCGGGTGGGCCGGCCGCGAAGGCCGGGCTCAAGGCCGGCGACCTCGTCGTCTCGCTTGAGGGCAAGCCCGTCGGCTCGTGGGACGATTTCGCCGACGCGATCAGCAGGCGCGCGGGGCAGCCGACCGACCTCGGGATCAAGCGCGGGGAGCAGACGCTGACGCTGTCGGTGACGCCGGCGCCGACCGGTCCCGAGAGCAAGGGGCGGATCGGCGTCAGCCACTCGATGGCTCTGGGCGCCGGTGTCGTGTTCGTCCGCTCCAACCCGGCGACCGCGCTCTGGGAAGGGGCGCTGAAAACCTGGGATTGGACGTACCTGACGGTCAAGGGTATGTACAAGCTCGTCACCGTGCAGCTGGCGCCGTCGAATATCGGGGGCCCGATCCAGATCGCCGCGGCGGCAGGCGAACAGGCGCGGCAAGGGATCAACTACCTCACGCTGTTCACCGCGCTGATCAGCGTCAACCTCGCCGTCCTGAATCTCTTGCCCGTGCCCATGCTCGACGGCGGCCACCTGCTCTTCTTCGCCTGCGAGGCGGTCCTCGGGCGGCCGATCTCGCAACGCAAGCGCGAGATCGCGCAGCAGGTCGGCTTCGTGCTCCTGATGATGCTGATGGTCTATGCCGTGTACAACGATCTCTCGCGGCTCGACGTCTTCAACCGCTTCTTCCGCTGA
- the rplM gene encoding 50S ribosomal protein L13, with protein sequence MATVMPKEDEIDRKWFVVDASGKVLGRLASRVAHVLRGKHKPTFAPNLDVGDHVVVINAEKIHLTGRKLTDKMYRWHSGYIGGLREVSAERMLKSHPERVVEWAIQGMLPKGRLGRAMARKLKVYKGSDHPHAAQKPEALPTGGRTKN encoded by the coding sequence ATGGCGACGGTAATGCCGAAGGAAGACGAGATCGACCGGAAGTGGTTCGTGGTGGACGCCAGCGGCAAGGTACTGGGAAGGTTGGCCAGCCGGGTGGCGCACGTGCTGCGCGGCAAGCACAAGCCCACGTTCGCTCCAAACCTCGACGTGGGCGACCACGTGGTGGTGATCAACGCCGAGAAGATCCACCTGACGGGACGCAAGCTCACCGACAAGATGTACCGGTGGCACTCCGGCTATATCGGCGGTCTGCGCGAGGTGAGCGCGGAGCGCATGCTCAAGAGCCATCCCGAGCGCGTGGTCGAGTGGGCCATCCAGGGCATGCTCCCCAAGGGGCGCCTCGGCCGGGCCATGGCACGCAAGCTCAAGGTCTACAAGGGATCCGACCACCCGCACGCCGCGCAGAAGCCGGAAGCCCTGCCGACCGGCGGCCGGACCAAGAACTGA
- the rpsB gene encoding 30S ribosomal protein S2, producing the protein MAALTMKELLEAGVHFGHQTKRWNPKMQKYIFGERNGIYIIDLQKTLKKFREAYAYVRDLAAGGGTLLMVGTKKQAQETVLEEATRCGMFYVNHRWLGGTLTNFATIRKSIARLKKLDEMKETGEYDRLPKKEVIVLEREREKLQHTLVGIRNLDRLPSAVFIIDPKKETIAVEEARRLAIPIVAIVDTNCDPSGIDYPIPGNDDAIRSVRLITSRIADAVLEGAGTLAKETAAADEIPASPDMPVVTEAEMAASAEAPAQA; encoded by the coding sequence ATGGCGGCACTGACCATGAAGGAGCTGCTGGAGGCCGGCGTGCACTTCGGTCACCAGACGAAGCGCTGGAACCCCAAGATGCAAAAGTACATCTTCGGGGAGCGCAACGGCATCTACATCATCGACCTCCAGAAGACCCTCAAGAAGTTCCGTGAGGCGTACGCCTACGTGCGCGACCTCGCGGCCGGCGGCGGCACGCTCCTGATGGTCGGCACCAAGAAGCAGGCGCAGGAGACGGTGCTCGAGGAGGCGACCCGCTGCGGCATGTTCTACGTCAATCACCGCTGGCTCGGCGGCACCCTGACCAACTTCGCCACGATCCGCAAGTCCATCGCGCGGCTCAAGAAGCTGGACGAGATGAAGGAGACGGGCGAGTACGATCGGCTGCCGAAGAAGGAAGTCATCGTGCTCGAGCGGGAGCGCGAGAAGCTCCAGCACACGCTGGTCGGCATCAGGAACCTGGATCGGCTACCGTCGGCCGTCTTCATCATCGATCCCAAGAAGGAGACGATCGCGGTGGAGGAGGCGCGGCGGCTCGCCATCCCCATCGTCGCCATCGTAGACACCAACTGCGACCCGAGCGGGATCGACTACCCGATCCCGGGCAATGACGACGCCATCAGATCGGTGCGGCTCATCACCTCCCGTATCGCCGACGCGGTGCTCGAGGGCGCCGGCACGCTTGCCAAGGAGACCGCGGCGGCCGACGAGATCCCGGCCTCTCCGGACATGCCCGTGGTGACCGAGGCCGAGATGGCCGCGTCGGCCGAAGCCCCGGCGCAGGCCTGA
- the pyrH gene encoding UMP kinase, with translation MADAQAPAVYRRVLLKISGEALAGKQGYGIDPETIAGIAEEIREVIDMGVQLAVVIGGGNIFRGIAASAGGMDRATGDYMGMLATVINALALQDAVEKAGVPTRVLSAIEMRAVSEPYIRRRAIRHLEKGRVVVFAAGTGNPFFTTDTAGALRAVEIGAEALLKASKVDGIYTSDPAKDPKAVKLARVGYIEALNRGLAVMDTTAISLCMDNKLPIVVFDLTRRGNIRRIVAGEAVGSVVTNDATPPKG, from the coding sequence ATGGCCGACGCCCAGGCCCCCGCTGTGTACCGCCGCGTCCTGCTCAAGATCTCGGGCGAGGCGCTGGCGGGCAAGCAGGGCTACGGTATCGACCCCGAGACCATCGCCGGCATCGCGGAGGAGATCCGCGAAGTGATCGACATGGGGGTGCAGCTGGCCGTGGTCATCGGCGGCGGCAACATCTTCCGCGGCATCGCGGCGAGCGCCGGCGGCATGGATCGCGCCACCGGCGACTACATGGGCATGCTCGCCACCGTCATCAACGCGCTGGCGCTCCAGGATGCTGTCGAGAAGGCGGGTGTGCCGACGCGCGTGCTCTCCGCCATCGAGATGCGCGCGGTGTCCGAGCCGTACATCCGTCGGCGCGCCATCCGCCACCTCGAGAAGGGACGCGTGGTGGTCTTCGCCGCGGGCACGGGCAACCCGTTCTTCACGACGGACACCGCGGGCGCCCTGCGCGCGGTCGAGATCGGAGCCGAGGCGCTTCTAAAAGCCTCCAAGGTAGACGGTATCTACACCTCCGACCCGGCCAAGGACCCGAAGGCCGTCAAGCTGGCGCGCGTCGGATACATCGAGGCGCTCAACCGGGGCCTCGCGGTGATGGACACCACGGCCATCTCGCTCTGCATGGACAACAAGCTGCCCATCGTGGTCTTCGACCTGACCCGGCGGGGCAACATCCGGCGCATCGTCGCCGGCGAGGCGGTGGGCTCCGTCGTCACCAACGACGCCACACCGCCCAAGGGGTAG